The Diospyros lotus cultivar Yz01 chromosome 15, ASM1463336v1, whole genome shotgun sequence genome has a window encoding:
- the LOC127792179 gene encoding vicilin-like seed storage protein At2g18540, whose translation MVKDRSKSREEDDAENGESSKKARSGSKSKRKVEEDEEEVEGLDSESGSGSDDDGSRRSEEGRKRKRSRGSKRRSRRKYSDDDDSYSSSSADQYSDSGDSYSEHSSEDSETEEERRRRKRKERKRREERDKERRRRRKDKEKKRRRKERDEDDRKLKKKKKKRDKKHKDKKKDSERGKKGAVTNSWGKYGIIRETDMWNKRPEFTAWLAEVKQVNLESLPNWEEKQMFKEFMEDHNTTTFPSKKYYNLDAYFKHKIEKEIKKGIKKAPKTEMTVFNDEEQRRLELLQERERHKEEQVEALKRSMQGGMAQAMKEQAQLREEMAYHFRVGNLEAGAAIQRRLDPDVAM comes from the exons ATGGTGAAAGATCGAAGCAAATCGCGGGAGGAGGATGATGCGGAAAACGGAGAATCGTCGAAGAAAGCCCGCAGTGGTTCCAAATCCAAGAGGAaagtagaagaagatgaagaagaagtagaaggaTTAGACTCCGAATCCGGCAGTGGATCCGATGATGACGGGTCGAGAAGGTCcgaagaagggagaaagaggaagagaagtcGAGGCTCGAAGCGACGATCGCGAAGGAAGTACAGCGACGACGACGATTCGTACTCTTCTTCATCGGCAGATCAGTATTCGGACTCGGGAGATTCGTATTCGGAGCATTCGTCGGAGGACAGCGAGACCGAGGAGGAGAGGCGGCGGAGAAAgaggaaggagaggaagagaagagaggagagagataaGGAGAGGAGGCGGAGGAGAAAagacaaagagaagaagaggaggaggaaggagaGAGACGAAGATGACAGGAAgctcaagaagaaaaagaagaagagggataAGAAACACAAGGATAAGAAGAAGGACAGTGAAAGGGGAAAGAAGGGCGCCGTCACCAATTCTTGGGGAAAGTATGGCATTATCAGAGAAACAGACATGTG GAACAAGCGGCCTGAGTTCACTGCATGGTTGGCAGAAGTAAAACAG GTGAACTTGGAAAGTTTGCCAAACTGGGAAGAAAAGCAAATGTTCAAAGA ATTCATGGAGGACCATAATACCACAACTTTTCCTTCCAAAAA ATACTATAACCTTGATGCATATTTCAAACACAAGAtcgaaaaagaaattaaaaaaggtATCAAAAAGGCCCCCAAGACAGAAATGACGGTATTTAATGATGAAGAACAGCGACG GCTAGAATTGCTGCAAGAACGCGAAAGACACAAGGAAGAACAGGTGGAAGCACTGAAGCGGTCTATGCAGGGTGGAATG GCACAAGCAATGAAGGAGCAAGCTCAACTCAGAGAAGAAATGGCTTACCATTTCAGGGTTGGCAATTTAGAG GCTGGTGCTGCAATTCAAAGAAGGCTGGACCCAGATGTTGCTATGTGA